Proteins co-encoded in one Sulfurospirillum arsenophilum NBRC 109478 genomic window:
- the msrP gene encoding protein-methionine-sulfoxide reductase catalytic subunit MsrP yields MNITPEALFEARRHFLKLGAGALVSSTAISQLLAELPKDLSLSFTPDANLLKLSSNTFEQITNYVNFYEFSTDKTAPVKLSQNMKTTPWNVNFSGELKTKQTLEVDDLIARFGLEERIYRFRCVEGWSMVVPWIGFPLYKLLDYLDPTSKAKYVKFTTRHDPAMFPDQAKGIFSSINYPYVEGLRMDEARHPLTFIAVGMYGKRLLPQNGAPIRLVVPWKYGFKSIKSLDKIECVENEPLNTWQVQNPKEYGFYANVNPAVDHPRWTQAKERLLGKITKQETLPFNGYEKEVAGLYAGMDLRKFF; encoded by the coding sequence ATGAATATCACCCCCGAAGCACTTTTTGAGGCACGTCGCCACTTTTTAAAACTCGGAGCTGGAGCTTTGGTGAGCAGTACCGCCATCTCACAGCTTTTAGCCGAGCTTCCCAAAGACCTTAGCCTCTCTTTTACACCCGATGCCAACCTACTAAAACTCTCATCCAACACGTTTGAGCAGATCACTAACTACGTCAATTTTTACGAGTTTTCTACCGATAAAACAGCACCGGTAAAACTCTCTCAAAATATGAAAACAACCCCTTGGAATGTTAACTTCTCAGGGGAACTCAAAACCAAACAGACACTCGAAGTGGATGATCTTATCGCTAGATTTGGACTGGAGGAGCGCATTTACCGTTTTCGCTGTGTTGAGGGCTGGTCGATGGTCGTTCCGTGGATCGGCTTTCCGCTTTACAAACTACTCGATTACCTCGATCCAACCAGCAAAGCCAAGTATGTTAAGTTCACTACACGCCATGACCCTGCGATGTTTCCAGACCAAGCAAAAGGTATCTTTTCATCCATCAACTACCCTTACGTCGAAGGACTTCGCATGGACGAAGCGCGCCATCCACTCACCTTCATCGCAGTAGGCATGTACGGAAAACGCCTACTTCCGCAAAATGGCGCACCGATCCGCCTCGTCGTGCCATGGAAATACGGCTTTAAGTCCATCAAATCACTCGATAAAATAGAGTGCGTCGAAAACGAACCACTCAATACATGGCAAGTACAAAACCCCAAAGAGTATGGCTTTTACGCCAATGTCAATCCAGCCGTTGACCATCCACGCTGGACGCAAGCTAAAGAGCGCTTACTTGGAAAAATCACCAAACAAGAGACACTACCGTTTAACGGCTACGAAAAAGAGGTCGCAGGGCTTTACGCAGGAATGGACTTAAGGAAGTTCTTTTGA
- a CDS encoding ferric reductase-like transmembrane domain-containing protein gives MKAFLILLALLPLVVAYYTLDNAIDPIKMIYNTTGIGAILLLLLSLVPSTCKRVCGLNWLRYRKTIGLLAFAYALLHVSVFVILDSEFDFVTIFEKSLKKPFIYVGAIAFVILLLMALTSFKKLFAKFSKYHKAVYLALALALLHSFWAQKVAGVFEYSVVTVGVVLLGERVWVWRKG, from the coding sequence TTGAAAGCCTTCCTCATCCTTCTTGCCCTACTTCCTTTAGTCGTTGCCTATTACACATTGGACAATGCCATAGACCCGATTAAAATGATCTACAACACCACAGGCATCGGGGCGATTTTGCTTCTTTTACTCTCACTCGTACCTTCTACATGTAAAAGAGTCTGTGGGCTAAATTGGCTTCGATACCGCAAAACCATCGGCTTGCTTGCATTTGCCTACGCCCTTTTACATGTAAGCGTTTTTGTAATCTTAGACAGTGAATTTGACTTCGTCACTATCTTTGAGAAAAGCCTCAAAAAGCCATTTATCTATGTTGGAGCTATCGCTTTTGTCATTCTGCTTTTGATGGCGCTCACCTCATTTAAAAAACTCTTTGCCAAGTTTTCCAAGTACCATAAAGCGGTCTATCTCGCTCTTGCACTTGCGCTTCTTCACAGCTTCTGGGCACAAAAGGTAGCGGGAGTATTTGAGTATAGTGTTGTTACCGTTGGTGTGGTGCTTTTAGGGGAGAGAGTTTGGGTGTGGAGAAAGGGCTGA
- a CDS encoding pentapeptide repeat-containing protein, translating to MQTFEEIFNTYQEKIDRQCQESQTRQIALTIDQQTTHNASINTNVFEKITNTSYDYERKIKLEQIAIDLKKEDQLFNKLEAKRLKPHLSDIFETPESIIELKDIDFGKLFLTRNGFKCGDLVIVIDKHCKFVNCNITSLKFENYSNLVEEQKYDLIFDDLHNKDDNNLNILIENSHFYGKFYINRKNLQENTFNERDIKIKSFYIKNSTFHQNFKLHNASVEEFDINDSNFEDKADFFKTQFIKGKNQKSLISFYAINFNELAIFEECEFCEKVDFTYVTFKGLSQFRKATFKKGLNLDNTNIEKDMNFFEIQSVDSSESKKQTSQETYRIIKHQLEKQNNKIEANRYYSCELEKRRKNLQDILKNIKLEKFKENISNNLENLGSYLVFALHNMTSAHARNWFLVLLWILTTGLFTTLALNNEVGKSILGFLITIILMSGLFCRTYVPIILGLIASFGMFYIHQITFLNVENIFQYTSLLAKLDSQKPDTSSFSLILFANKIALGYLYYQFITSVRKDTSK from the coding sequence ATGCAAACATTTGAAGAAATTTTCAATACGTATCAAGAAAAAATTGATCGGCAATGTCAAGAATCTCAAACTAGGCAAATAGCATTAACAATTGACCAACAGACTACCCATAATGCATCAATAAACACTAATGTCTTTGAAAAAATTACAAACACATCTTACGATTATGAAAGAAAAATTAAACTTGAACAAATAGCAATCGACCTTAAAAAGGAAGATCAACTATTTAACAAACTTGAAGCAAAACGACTTAAACCTCATTTATCAGATATTTTTGAAACTCCTGAGTCAATTATTGAACTCAAAGATATAGACTTTGGCAAATTATTTTTGACAAGGAATGGTTTTAAATGTGGTGATTTAGTCATCGTTATTGACAAGCATTGTAAATTCGTCAACTGCAATATAACATCGCTAAAATTTGAAAATTATTCTAATTTAGTGGAAGAGCAAAAATATGATCTTATATTTGATGACCTTCATAATAAAGATGATAATAATCTCAATATCCTTATTGAAAATTCTCATTTTTACGGTAAATTTTATATCAATAGAAAAAATCTACAAGAAAATACCTTTAATGAAAGAGATATAAAAATTAAAAGCTTTTATATCAAGAATTCTACATTTCACCAGAATTTCAAACTACACAATGCCTCAGTTGAAGAGTTTGACATTAATGATTCTAATTTTGAAGATAAGGCAGATTTTTTCAAAACGCAGTTTATTAAAGGTAAAAATCAAAAATCACTTATTAGTTTTTATGCCATAAATTTTAATGAACTTGCCATTTTTGAAGAGTGTGAGTTTTGCGAAAAGGTGGATTTTACCTATGTAACGTTCAAAGGGTTAAGCCAATTTAGAAAAGCTACTTTTAAAAAAGGGCTTAATTTAGACAATACCAATATTGAAAAAGATATGAACTTCTTTGAGATTCAAAGTGTTGATTCATCCGAATCAAAAAAGCAGACATCTCAAGAAACCTACAGAATCATTAAACACCAACTTGAAAAACAAAATAATAAAATAGAAGCCAATCGTTATTACAGTTGTGAACTTGAAAAAAGAAGAAAAAACTTACAAGATATTCTTAAAAATATTAAATTAGAAAAATTCAAAGAAAATATCTCAAATAATTTAGAAAATCTCGGAAGCTATCTTGTTTTTGCTTTACATAACATGACTTCGGCACATGCAAGAAACTGGTTTTTAGTTTTACTATGGATACTTACAACTGGACTTTTTACAACATTAGCACTTAATAATGAAGTCGGAAAATCAATATTAGGTTTTTTAATAACCATTATTTTAATGTCTGGACTTTTTTGCCGTACTTATGTACCAATTATTTTAGGTCTTATAGCTTCATTTGGAATGTTTTACATACATCAAATCACATTTTTGAATGTAGAAAACATATTTCAATATACAAGTTTATTAGCAAAATTAGATTCTCAAAAACCAGATACTTCTTCCTTCTCATTAATTCTTTTTGCCAATAAAATTGCTTTAGGCTATCTATACTATCAATTTATCACATCCGTGAGAAAAGATACGAGTAAATAA
- a CDS encoding LysE/ArgO family amino acid transporter — protein sequence MNAFISGFSLGISLILAIGAQNAFVLKQGIKKEHVFVICFVCALSDAILIFAGVSGFGYLVEQFPSLQTVAKYGGFAFLFIYGLKSFYSAWSMSHKLNPLDQPTTSLAKTILLSLAFTWLNPHVYLDTVILLGSVSTKFGSLAPLFGLGAMTSSFVFFFSLGYGARILTPIFQKPISWKILEVLIGIVMLSLAFMLLGL from the coding sequence ATGAACGCATTTATATCAGGTTTTAGTCTAGGAATTTCTCTCATTCTTGCCATTGGAGCGCAAAATGCTTTTGTACTCAAGCAAGGTATTAAAAAAGAGCATGTGTTTGTCATCTGCTTTGTCTGCGCGCTCTCGGACGCCATCTTGATTTTCGCTGGCGTTTCGGGTTTTGGGTATTTGGTGGAGCAATTTCCCTCTCTTCAAACCGTCGCAAAGTATGGTGGTTTTGCCTTTTTGTTTATCTATGGTTTGAAAAGCTTTTACTCTGCTTGGAGCATGTCACATAAGCTAAATCCGCTCGACCAACCCACAACATCGCTTGCAAAAACCATTCTTCTCTCCCTTGCGTTTACGTGGCTCAACCCTCATGTTTATCTGGATACCGTCATCTTACTCGGGTCTGTCTCGACCAAGTTTGGCTCCCTTGCACCGCTGTTTGGATTGGGAGCCATGACATCATCTTTCGTGTTTTTCTTTTCACTCGGTTATGGAGCGAGGATTTTAACGCCTATTTTTCAAAAGCCAATTTCATGGAAAATTCTTGAAGTACTCATCGGCATTGTCATGCTCTCTTTAGCCTTTATGCTGTTAGGTTTGTAG
- a CDS encoding methyl-accepting chemotaxis protein: MSISRQLLVMLAVAILATFTIFGISFAKMNTVFEETNYSNVNSLPSILALNEAMQSAFSLRLSIWEHISQSEIKEWERVEKNIEKAKIALKDSMKRYELLLSDEKDKELFIKDNEAIEQYYVLLGKLISLSRENKQSEINAMVGANKPIIQNLTHVFAEHMKYNFDLAKKSADNAIDEKQNATLMMIFLSIASVVTLLLIGLSIRRNIIQGVHIIRDSMVSFVQHKELKFRINYDKKNELKDISDSFNALITTLEQTIVDAKNSSSENASVSHELSTTSMQIGRNAEKSTTIVESTIQEIATIKTFVQETAMLSEQMKKSITDAGQRLDNAKNEVVSLRNEVGLASEAETALASKLEQMSVDADQVKQILTVISDIADQTNLLALNAAIEAARAGEHGRGFAVVADEVRKLAERTQNSLTEINATINVIVQSIVDSSEQMGRNAKNIRRLSDVSTGVEETILGTTSVMQESVVSVTTSAANSIRIASDTDRIVSMVTNINSLTSENARSVEEIASAADHLSKLAENLNSKLNQFKS; this comes from the coding sequence ATGAGTATTTCAAGACAGCTTTTAGTGATGCTTGCGGTTGCAATCCTGGCTACATTTACTATTTTTGGAATTAGTTTTGCTAAAATGAATACGGTCTTTGAGGAGACAAACTACAGTAATGTTAACTCCCTTCCGAGTATCTTAGCACTGAATGAAGCTATGCAAAGTGCGTTTAGTTTAAGATTGTCTATATGGGAGCATATTTCGCAATCAGAGATTAAAGAGTGGGAAAGAGTAGAAAAGAATATTGAAAAAGCAAAAATCGCCCTTAAAGATAGCATGAAACGTTACGAGCTTTTACTTTCTGATGAAAAAGACAAAGAGCTTTTCATCAAAGATAATGAAGCAATCGAACAGTATTATGTTTTACTTGGTAAATTAATAAGCCTTTCAAGAGAAAATAAACAGTCAGAAATTAATGCAATGGTTGGTGCCAATAAACCGATCATTCAGAATCTAACACATGTCTTTGCTGAGCATATGAAATATAACTTTGATCTCGCGAAAAAATCAGCAGATAACGCAATAGATGAAAAACAAAATGCTACACTTATGATGATTTTTCTCTCTATCGCTTCTGTTGTTACCCTTTTATTAATTGGATTGTCTATCCGTCGCAATATCATCCAAGGGGTACATATTATCCGCGATAGCATGGTCTCTTTTGTTCAACATAAAGAACTCAAATTTAGAATTAATTACGATAAGAAGAACGAACTTAAAGATATATCCGATAGTTTTAATGCCTTAATCACCACACTAGAACAAACCATTGTTGATGCCAAAAATTCTTCGAGTGAAAATGCTTCGGTGTCACATGAACTCAGTACCACCAGTATGCAAATAGGTCGAAATGCAGAGAAGAGTACTACGATCGTTGAAAGTACCATTCAAGAGATTGCTACGATTAAAACCTTTGTGCAAGAGACAGCGATGCTTTCAGAGCAGATGAAAAAAAGCATCACCGATGCTGGACAAAGACTTGATAATGCCAAAAATGAAGTGGTAAGCCTTCGTAATGAAGTAGGACTTGCGAGTGAAGCGGAAACCGCGTTAGCTTCTAAATTGGAGCAGATGAGTGTGGATGCTGACCAAGTAAAACAAATCTTGACGGTCATCTCTGATATTGCCGATCAAACCAACCTTTTAGCACTTAATGCCGCCATAGAAGCCGCACGAGCAGGGGAGCATGGACGCGGGTTTGCCGTTGTAGCCGATGAAGTACGAAAGCTGGCAGAGCGAACTCAAAACTCACTTACCGAGATCAATGCGACCATTAACGTCATCGTTCAGTCCATCGTTGATTCTTCAGAACAGATGGGACGAAATGCAAAAAACATTAGACGCCTTTCCGATGTTTCAACAGGTGTGGAAGAGACCATTCTTGGAACAACCAGTGTGATGCAAGAGAGTGTTGTTTCTGTAACAACCAGTGCGGCAAACTCCATTCGCATCGCCAGTGATACCGACAGAATTGTCTCTATGGTCACCAACATCAATTCCCTCACCAGCGAAAATGCACGTAGTGTTGAAGAGATCGCCTCTGCGGCAGATCATCTCTCTAAATTAGCGGAAAATCTCAATAGTAAACTGAACCAATTTAAGTCTTAA
- a CDS encoding AAA family ATPase, producing MKCKDGYEKLAQKLEETLKVQLFDQNFAIESITKTLVQMRLVSSKVRALFTFIGPPNCGKRYLAELLVTADPQIHQLKTFQMDQYNDTYSAEQLSASNIEEDVTEFVEKNPNAILLFEDIDKADTQVQLSLYTLFSDSEKNIVDFSHVIVIMTTTRLSSLLGRQDLLELFKNDPLQAHTFLMERLGQEEIVISGIKEKVFDKKLLSLLNECTLVPFNRLSLTALIKIGAQSLHGMSQNFIKDSGIEIEYTNIDVLISLLTLSLAPYLNARHIRKKLPEVVFNRIYDMLKCHENITKISYKVSQKAGAFVKEALKDQPLLLKKISKQHESIELEWHVRVLKGVAEFTIKNAFFRKEKLPITSEDALHVSDVTFDAIAGQQRVKAELLEILTLIKEPARLKQFDMPPPKGMILYGPSGMGKKLLARAFANAADMPFTVVRDADLFDAGKIHKAYAQAYSSAPAIVLLEDIDVQGLVGGVIATMSIQPLIDELDAINQSFDAPIFTIITIGESSPIPDPLVQTGRIDIRIEVPKLDMEARRFFIEEILKKPHDANIDIEKVVRYISGMGGDELKRIGQEAALFAARKGLKEITEEILLEQINIIKYGNKLENKQIRDIEISMAKTAYHEAGHAVLSYVLCPNIKIEQVTVAPRSDALGFVSYHNDDYVNAISKDELFANICVLLGGRIANMEKYGNAGMETGAITDLEIASMQAYSAIALFGMDEELGYINISGIEDAYDKELLAEKLETRLLSWIDEAKKQTEKEVKRLWPAIEAVALALIAKEVIDGLELKKIIEEKIPNLAK from the coding sequence ATGAAATGTAAAGATGGCTATGAGAAGCTTGCTCAAAAGCTCGAAGAAACACTTAAAGTTCAACTGTTCGATCAAAATTTTGCCATTGAGTCAATAACCAAGACACTGGTGCAAATGCGCCTCGTAAGCTCCAAAGTTAGAGCGCTTTTTACCTTCATAGGACCTCCCAATTGCGGTAAACGCTACCTTGCAGAACTTCTTGTAACAGCTGATCCACAGATACACCAACTCAAAACCTTTCAGATGGATCAGTACAATGATACGTATAGCGCTGAGCAACTCTCCGCTTCAAACATTGAGGAAGATGTCACCGAATTTGTCGAAAAAAATCCTAACGCTATTTTACTGTTTGAAGACATCGACAAAGCAGACACGCAAGTGCAACTCTCTTTATACACGCTCTTTTCAGACTCAGAAAAAAATATCGTTGATTTTTCGCATGTCATTGTCATTATGACGACAACACGTCTCAGTTCACTTTTAGGACGCCAAGACTTACTGGAACTTTTTAAAAATGATCCTCTGCAAGCGCATACATTTTTAATGGAACGCTTGGGGCAAGAAGAGATTGTGATTAGCGGAATAAAAGAGAAAGTGTTCGATAAAAAGCTTCTTTCCCTACTCAATGAATGCACGCTTGTACCTTTTAACCGTCTCAGTCTCACCGCTCTCATCAAAATCGGTGCCCAAAGCTTGCATGGTATGTCACAAAACTTTATCAAAGACAGTGGCATTGAGATCGAGTACACCAACATCGATGTGCTTATTTCTCTTTTAACACTTTCTCTAGCGCCTTATCTCAACGCTCGTCACATTCGCAAAAAGCTTCCTGAAGTCGTCTTTAACCGCATCTATGACATGCTCAAATGCCATGAAAACATCACTAAAATAAGCTATAAAGTCTCTCAAAAAGCAGGTGCTTTTGTCAAAGAAGCACTTAAAGACCAGCCTTTACTGCTGAAAAAAATCAGCAAACAACATGAAAGCATTGAGCTTGAATGGCATGTTCGTGTTCTCAAAGGAGTGGCAGAATTCACCATCAAAAACGCTTTTTTCCGCAAAGAAAAATTACCCATAACATCCGAAGATGCCCTACATGTTTCGGATGTCACATTTGATGCTATTGCAGGGCAACAACGTGTTAAAGCGGAACTTTTGGAGATTCTAACGCTCATTAAAGAGCCTGCACGTCTTAAACAGTTTGACATGCCTCCTCCAAAAGGAATGATACTCTATGGACCTTCGGGTATGGGTAAAAAATTACTCGCGCGTGCCTTTGCAAACGCCGCAGATATGCCTTTTACCGTAGTGCGTGATGCGGACTTGTTTGATGCGGGTAAAATTCACAAAGCTTATGCTCAAGCGTATAGTTCCGCTCCTGCCATTGTACTTTTGGAAGATATTGATGTGCAAGGTCTTGTCGGTGGCGTTATCGCAACGATGAGCATCCAACCCTTGATCGACGAGTTAGATGCGATCAATCAGAGTTTTGATGCACCCATTTTTACCATCATCACCATTGGTGAGAGCAGTCCCATCCCTGATCCGTTGGTGCAAACAGGACGCATTGATATTCGCATCGAAGTGCCAAAACTCGACATGGAAGCCCGTCGTTTTTTCATCGAAGAGATTTTAAAAAAACCGCACGATGCGAACATTGACATTGAAAAAGTGGTGCGCTACATCTCAGGTATGGGTGGTGATGAGCTGAAACGCATCGGACAAGAAGCGGCACTTTTTGCGGCACGAAAAGGACTAAAAGAGATCACTGAAGAGATACTTTTAGAGCAGATCAACATCATCAAATACGGCAATAAACTTGAAAACAAACAGATACGCGACATTGAAATATCGATGGCAAAAACGGCTTACCATGAAGCAGGACACGCTGTACTCTCTTATGTTCTTTGCCCAAACATCAAGATAGAGCAAGTCACCGTTGCGCCTCGTAGTGATGCGCTTGGCTTTGTTTCATACCATAATGACGACTATGTCAATGCCATTTCCAAAGATGAACTGTTTGCCAATATCTGTGTTTTGCTAGGCGGTCGCATCGCCAATATGGAAAAATACGGCAATGCAGGTATGGAAACGGGTGCTATTACGGATCTTGAAATTGCGAGTATGCAAGCGTATTCTGCGATTGCTCTGTTTGGTATGGATGAGGAACTAGGCTACATTAACATCAGCGGTATTGAAGACGCGTACGACAAAGAGCTTTTAGCAGAGAAGTTGGAAACAAGGCTTTTGAGCTGGATAGATGAAGCTAAAAAGCAGACTGAAAAAGAGGTGAAACGACTCTGGCCTGCCATCGAAGCAGTCGCCCTTGCACTCATCGCAAAAGAGGTCATTGATGGGTTGGAACTTAAAAAAATCATCGAAGAGAAGATACCAAATCTCGCGAAATAA
- a CDS encoding AraC family transcriptional regulator codes for MYSVSKHNDFIQLLESLLPEDGLLQTDIAALSLSKVSITSEFACSMYEPSVYFIARGVKEVHLAEQIYTYDASTYMLSSVHLPLSGKITEASQEAPYLALKLTFSLDEIMEVVQESGDAFAQPCTKKCDCALVMGAMDEALLDALIRLVSLLKNPKMISALSPLIIKEVLYRLLDHHPQMFIKQFATMGSYAYRIMQAIRLINTHFAEPLRITEMAHQLGMSNSLFHRHFKKVTTLTPIQYQKKVRLQMARKLLLSQKVDAANASFQVGYASPSQFSREYTRMYGLPPKSDTKHQSDFSKQS; via the coding sequence ATGTATTCTGTTTCCAAACATAATGATTTTATTCAGCTCTTAGAGTCTCTTTTGCCAGAAGATGGGCTGCTACAAACTGACATTGCTGCTTTGAGCCTTTCTAAGGTTTCTATAACATCAGAGTTTGCCTGCTCGATGTACGAGCCTTCGGTCTATTTTATCGCCAGAGGTGTCAAGGAAGTTCATTTGGCAGAACAAATTTATACCTACGATGCTTCTACGTATATGCTCTCTTCGGTGCATTTACCTCTGAGTGGAAAGATCACAGAAGCGAGCCAAGAAGCTCCGTACTTGGCGCTTAAACTGACATTTAGTTTGGATGAAATTATGGAAGTGGTGCAAGAAAGCGGCGATGCATTTGCTCAACCGTGTACTAAAAAATGTGATTGTGCTTTGGTGATGGGAGCGATGGACGAAGCGCTTTTGGATGCGTTGATACGTTTGGTTTCACTTTTAAAAAATCCAAAAATGATTTCAGCATTATCACCGCTCATTATTAAAGAAGTTTTGTACCGATTGTTAGACCATCATCCTCAGATGTTTATCAAACAGTTTGCGACGATGGGAAGCTATGCCTACCGTATTATGCAAGCCATTCGTCTCATCAATACCCATTTTGCAGAGCCATTGCGCATCACTGAGATGGCACATCAACTTGGCATGAGTAACTCACTTTTTCACAGACATTTTAAAAAAGTGACGACCTTAACTCCCATCCAATACCAAAAAAAGGTGCGTTTACAGATGGCGCGAAAACTGCTTTTATCACAGAAAGTTGATGCCGCCAATGCTTCATTTCAAGTAGGCTACGCCAGCCCTTCACAATTTAGCAGAGAGTACACACGTATGTATGGACTACCACCCAAAAGCGATACCAAGCACCAAAGTGATTTTTCAAAACAGAGCTAA
- a CDS encoding flavodoxin family protein — protein sequence MKVVAINGSPNKKGNTAQLIDTIAQELAKDNITTEVLHIGNKTIRGCFGCGGCAKNQDERCVAKDDEYVNECIQKMKEADGIILGTPVHWAGIAGTMKSFLDRAFYVSSANGNLFRHKVGASIVAVRRSGGVSTFDAMNHYLTYAEMIMPTTNYWNVAHGRMPGEVHEDLEGIQIARILGKNMAWTLNVMQNAKENNIVAPEREAKIMTNFVR from the coding sequence ATGAAAGTAGTAGCCATCAATGGAAGCCCGAATAAAAAAGGAAATACCGCACAGCTTATTGATACGATTGCACAAGAATTAGCCAAAGACAACATTACCACGGAAGTGTTGCACATCGGCAATAAAACCATTCGTGGCTGTTTTGGCTGTGGTGGCTGTGCAAAAAACCAAGATGAGCGTTGTGTGGCAAAAGACGATGAATATGTCAATGAGTGCATTCAAAAGATGAAAGAAGCCGATGGAATCATCCTTGGAACACCTGTTCATTGGGCGGGCATCGCAGGAACGATGAAGTCCTTTTTAGATCGCGCTTTTTATGTCTCTTCTGCCAATGGCAACCTTTTCCGTCATAAAGTCGGTGCAAGCATCGTAGCCGTTCGTCGTTCTGGTGGCGTGAGCACCTTTGATGCGATGAATCACTACCTTACGTACGCTGAGATGATTATGCCAACAACGAATTATTGGAATGTGGCACACGGAAGAATGCCAGGTGAAGTACATGAAGATTTAGAAGGTATTCAAATCGCACGCATTTTGGGGAAAAATATGGCATGGACACTTAACGTCATGCAAAATGCTAAAGAAAACAACATCGTAGCTCCAGAGCGTGAAGCAAAAATTATGACCAATTTTGTACGTTAA
- the yedF gene encoding sulfurtransferase-like selenium metabolism protein YedF: MKEVIVPNYSLDMRGEPCPYPAIATLEALPTLKKGEILEVISDCPQSINNIPHDAKNYGYTVLEIIQDGPTIRYLIQK; encoded by the coding sequence ATGAAAGAAGTTATCGTACCCAATTATTCACTGGATATGCGTGGCGAGCCTTGCCCTTACCCAGCAATAGCGACCCTTGAAGCGTTACCAACACTCAAAAAAGGCGAGATTTTAGAGGTGATTAGCGACTGTCCTCAGTCGATCAACAACATTCCTCACGATGCAAAAAACTACGGCTATACGGTTTTAGAGATCATCCAAGATGGTCCAACCATTCGTTATCTTATTCAAAAATAA
- the yedE gene encoding selenium metabolism membrane protein YedE/FdhT, with translation MSWWSEFKQHYLVRFWSPIPAVIALGILSTYYFGLLGTFWAVTGEFTRWGGHLAQLFGANPAEWTYLKILGFKGTPWDRIDGVMIIGMFAGALAAALWADNVKLRLPSTRIRIFQALLGGIIAGFGARLAMGCNLAAFFTGIPQFSLHAWFFAVATAIGCFAGAKVSMLSLFRIPLKLKKVTEATPLEKNKQSAKIKFIIGSMLFFAIAITAITRSFDAPKLGMAMLFGLGFGICIERAQVCFTSAFRDMWITGRGLLAKAIIIGMAVSAIGVFAFVQTGMEPKIMWAGPNAIIGGLMFGFGIVIAGGCETGWMYRAMEGQIHFWWVGIGNVLGSLLLALSWDSLAPSLVYGYEKINMLKMFGTYGGLYVNYALMAASFAFVVWWERRFLAKKSQYQNNHQ, from the coding sequence ATGTCATGGTGGAGTGAATTTAAACAACACTATCTTGTACGCTTTTGGTCGCCTATTCCTGCGGTAATTGCTCTGGGGATTTTATCGACCTATTATTTTGGTTTGCTTGGAACGTTTTGGGCAGTGACGGGTGAGTTTACGCGCTGGGGTGGGCACTTGGCTCAACTTTTTGGCGCAAATCCTGCTGAGTGGACGTACCTTAAAATTCTTGGATTTAAAGGAACACCTTGGGATCGCATCGATGGTGTGATGATCATCGGTATGTTTGCGGGTGCTCTCGCGGCAGCTCTTTGGGCGGACAATGTCAAGCTTCGTTTGCCATCAACCCGTATTCGCATCTTCCAAGCATTGCTGGGTGGCATCATCGCTGGTTTTGGTGCACGTTTGGCGATGGGATGTAACTTGGCGGCGTTTTTTACGGGTATTCCTCAGTTTTCCCTTCATGCGTGGTTTTTTGCTGTTGCTACAGCTATTGGCTGTTTTGCAGGCGCTAAAGTTTCGATGCTTTCTCTCTTTCGCATCCCTTTGAAACTCAAAAAAGTTACCGAAGCGACGCCTCTTGAGAAGAACAAACAAAGTGCAAAGATCAAGTTTATTATCGGGAGTATGCTCTTTTTTGCGATTGCGATTACAGCAATTACGAGAAGCTTTGATGCACCAAAACTAGGTATGGCGATGCTTTTTGGTTTAGGTTTTGGTATTTGTATCGAACGGGCGCAAGTTTGCTTTACGTCTGCGTTTCGTGATATGTGGATCACCGGACGTGGTTTGCTTGCAAAAGCGATTATCATTGGTATGGCGGTGAGTGCCATCGGTGTTTTTGCGTTTGTGCAAACAGGTATGGAGCCAAAAATCATGTGGGCAGGACCCAATGCCATCATCGGTGGTTTGATGTTTGGTTTTGGTATCGTGATCGCGGGTGGTTGTGAGACGGGTTGGATGTATAGAGCTATGGAAGGGCAAATTCACTTTTGGTGGGTTGGCATCGGTAATGTTCTAGGTTCTCTTCTGTTAGCACTTTCATGGGATAGCCTAGCGCCAAGCTTGGTGTATGGTTATGAGAAGATCAACATGCTTAAGATGTTCGGAACGTATGGTGGTTTGTATGTGAACTATGCGCTCATGGCGGCATCATTTGCATTTGTGGTTTGGTGGGAACGACGTTTCCTTGCTAAAAAAAGCCAATACCAAAATAATCATCAATAA